The genomic DNA GTGTTTTCCTTTATATTGGGGCTAACAAGAAAATAGTATACTCCGCCGCCAACTATAGCAGACAGTGAAGCCATTATCATTACTTTTTTTATCATGTCGATCCTCCATAATTCCTTCGCTAAAAATTGTCCCCCTATTCTATTATCAAACAATAAAAAAAAATCGCAACAATTTGTTGCGAAAAATTACATTTTTTCTTTTCTGTACACACATACTTGATTCTTTCCATTTTTTTTCGCTTCATATAAAGCAATGTCCGCTCGTTGCATTAATTCTTCTCTTGTAGTTCCTTGTTCATATAACGCAACTCCAAAGCTAGCTGTTAGCTTCGAAATTCCAGTGAATTGCTTTGTTTCAATGAAGAATCGTAATGACTCCGCAACTTGAAATGCTTCCTTTTCTACTGTATTTGTCACTAATATAATGAATTCTTCTCCTCCCCACCTTGCAAATACGTGTTGCTGCTCCACTTTAGATTTCATAAGCTCTGCAAGTTGTATTAATGCCAAATCACCAAAATCATGACCATATGTGTCATTAACTGTTTTAAAATTATCTATATCAAATAAAATGATTGCTATTTTCTCATCACTACGTATTACCTTTTCCCACTCTACCTCTAGTATTTGTTGAAACTTTAAACGATTATAAATCTCTGTCAATGAATCTACCATAGCAAGTCTTTCTTGTTCTTGATAGATTTCATCTAATTCTGTAATTTCCGTACATTTTACAATAAATCTTGATAAATCTTCTGGCAATGGTGTCGCACGTAATAGAAAAGTAGATAATTCCCCTTCATAATTTGACATCTTAATTCTTCTACCACTTGATAAAGTATCGTCTAGCCATGTTATATCATGCGTCGTCGAGTAGTATCCATTTTCTCTAATAAAATGTTCAGCAAATACTAAATGTTGCTCACGATAGGCAAACAAATTTTCATATCCGAAAAAAGTTAAAAAATTTGTATTACAATCAACAATTTCATCATCTTCTACTATAAATAATAAATCATTTTGAAAATCAAACATCGTTTGAAGCAGTTCCTGTTGCAAACTAACTTGCCTTACTAAAGAAAGTTGATACAAACTCTTATTCACTTCTTCTAATACTGCTTGTGGAGTTACAGGGGCTATTACAATATTACGTATTCCTAATGCAAGTACATCTGTAAATTCTTTTGTTATTTGTTGATCCCAAATGACAATGAATGTACTTTGCGGGGTATACATATTCTTTA from Bacillus cereus G9842 includes the following:
- a CDS encoding GGDEF domain-containing protein — encoded protein: MNILHFLLENTVFQNVLQDLQLNVLYIENGCKHQQTIENIHPKCMFIANNFEEGELLFQRTKPHIIIMYVTDYSQIKYIKNMYTPQSTFIVIWDQQITKEFTDVLALGIRNIVIAPVTPQAVLEEVNKSLYQLSLVRQVSLQQELLQTMFDFQNDLLFIVEDDEIVDCNTNFLTFFGYENLFAYREQHLVFAEHFIRENGYYSTTHDITWLDDTLSSGRRIKMSNYEGELSTFLLRATPLPEDLSRFIVKCTEITELDEIYQEQERLAMVDSLTEIYNRLKFQQILEVEWEKVIRSDEKIAIILFDIDNFKTVNDTYGHDFGDLALIQLAELMKSKVEQQHVFARWGGEEFIILVTNTVEKEAFQVAESLRFFIETKQFTGISKLTASFGVALYEQGTTREELMQRADIALYEAKKNGKNQVCVYRKEKM